The Triticum aestivum cultivar Chinese Spring chromosome 3A, IWGSC CS RefSeq v2.1, whole genome shotgun sequence genome includes a region encoding these proteins:
- the LOC123063422 gene encoding glucan endo-1,3-beta-glucosidase GII encodes MAGKDVASMFAVALFIGAFVSVPTSVQSIGVCYGVIANNLPPANDVVQLYRSKGITGMRIYFADAKALSALRNSGISLILDVGNDQLASLAASTSNAASWVQKNVRPYYPAVNIKYIAAGNEVQGGATQSIVPAMRNLNAALSAAGLGAIKVSTSIRFDEVAKSFPSSEGVFANAYMTDVARLLASTGAPLLANVYPYFAYKDNPRDIQLNYATFRPGPTVRDDKNGLTYTCLFDAMVDAVVAALEKAGAPGVRVVVSESGWPSASGFAATADNARAYNQGLIDHVGGGTPKRRGALETYIFGMFNENFKRGELVEKHFGLFNPDKSPAYPIQFK; translated from the exons ATGGCTGGAAAGGATGTTGCTTCCATGTTTGCCGTTGCTCTCTTCATCGGAGCATTCGTTTCTGTTCCTACAA GTGTGCAATCCATCGGCGTGTGCTACGGCGTGATCGCCAACAACCTCCCGCCGGCGAACGACGTGGTGCAGCTCTACAGGTCCAAGGGCATCACCGGCATGCGCATCTACTTCGCCGACGCCAAGGCCCTCTCCGCGCTCCGTAACTCCGGCATCAGCCTCATCCTCGACGTCGGAAACGACCAGCTCGCCAGCCTCGCCGCCAGCACCTCCAACGCGGCGTCCTGGGTGCAGAAAAACGTCCGGCCATACTACCCGGCCGTGAACATCAAGTACATCGCCGCCGGTAACGAGGTCCAGGGAGGCGCCACCCAGAGCATCGTGCCGGCCATGCGGAACCTCAACGCGGCTCTCTCCGCCGCTGGGCTCGGCGCCATCAAGGTGTCCACCTCCATCCGGTTCGACGAGGTGGCCAAGTCCTTCCCGTCCTCCGAGGGCGTGTTCGCGAATGCCTACATGACGGACGTGGCCCGGCTCCTGGCGAGCACCGGCGCGCCGCTGCTGGCCAACGTGTACCCCTACTTCGCCTACAAGGACAACCCGCGGGACATCCAGCTGAACTACGCCACGTTCCGGCCGGGACCCACGGTGCGGGACGACAAGAACGGGCTGACCTACACGTGCCTGTTCGACGCGATGGTGGACGCCGTGGTCGCCGCCCTGGAGAAGGCCGGGGCGCCGGGGGTAAGGGTGGTGGTGTCGGAGAGCGGGTGGCCGTCGGCGAGCGGGTTCGCTGCGACGGCGGACAACGCGAGAGCCTACAACCAGGGACTGATCGACCACGTCGGCGGGGGCACGCCCAAGAGGCGTGGCGCGCTGGAGACGTACATCTTCGGCATGTTCAACGAAAACTTCAAGAGAGGGGAGCTCGTGGAGAAGCACTTCGGGCTGTTCAACCCGGACAAGTCGCCGGCGTACCCCATCCAGTTCAAGTGA